A genomic stretch from Ictalurus punctatus breed USDA103 chromosome 2, Coco_2.0, whole genome shotgun sequence includes:
- the aatka gene encoding serine/threonine-protein kinase LMTK1 isoform X1, whose protein sequence is MPSSLFIVVMSSVFLNPSLAFSSHYDTGGTPLSELSWPSSLAVVAVSFSGLFTFIFLMLACLCCKKGDISFKEFENTGEEYQADLSTLASSGSQDGPDVYVLPLTEVSLPVAKQPCRSIQLLKSADLGHHSLLYLKEIGHDWFGKVFLGEVNAGLSTTQVVVKELKASASIQEQTQFLEEALPYRTLQHPALLQCLAQCTDVTPYLLIMEYCPLGDVKGYLRSCRAAGSATPDPFILQQMACEIASGLQYLHKHNYIHSDLALRNCLLTSEMSVKIGDYGLSYSRYKDDYFVTADQIWVPLRWIAPELIDEVHGNLLVVDQTKPSNVWSLGVTIWELFELGSQPYRHYTDRQVLTYAVKEQQMKLPKPLLKVPLSERWYEVMQFCWLQPEQRPVVEEVYLLLNYLCAKGTSEAQEDFEKRWNSLRPSLDTGSSQRSPALEVPSSTSSFPLLEHFSMVDSFQSENGDEILTVTETSDGLNFEYKWEQARAEQAYCSSSTSGPLGSSNPHYQDIYYPLSSSTGSCKEESLNLGVSPSQYKSDYPGVVPVLSAHSPSVSSEYYIRIEEPVECNISVEEATLDYSPELEASKCTFSRNDMKSPTEAHTKTYWSGAKDSNSIINYSDASPTTALSVDPHQRQDLNHMDSAEQLSQYFSPSDRDRLHCERTPSREQEVPLKRGQPSKSCLKSGSLYNTGVQETPRGISVSLSSPSLGQCDPYLEANQRTAETNMANEAYYDMMGSLPKNIPRPHNITVDLEAADCLLMGAADQEDDINHFTESETINWTSNHSTNNNTLNFDDRQTSGFLDTYLEVHHMTPSSSAQSLRPGTITTRQNSPSNSSNTFKQHSHMEVNGSNSTAFSYTDSYTEYVSYIHLCSEDRKIVESSAPEKHQIIHPAQKNTPHLHIGENMTHVPIREYSSSNPLSLVAEKSVTRDRSTTPAQDIKVHSAGPTVMPAALSECVSECCHTGDSISLVNIDDCSDGDVTEITSKVFADSPIDFAEVGDINLAHIPMHREIRNKDPQEFIDLASSSSPCEAFSPDAYHTSIQPKSLDSGYDTENNESPEFVMKDLEGKPVLSTSVESEYEMVLQMDLEENDLTPASNSTLKLTSLGNRNQYRDSAYFSDYDAENEKSPCEGDSIFFDNKLDDFFEIEPVKDNSLKKARRQGGFPLSQKEDQYHLPSMIENVDNALLSVKQLCLERRNMEFDLSSSPAAGPVITALAPVPPEMGGCLTKESAPDDGLGVESEHSGEEPATDCFSSMASEGSATTQEATTMEDQVNSTNMGFSSADSLGSASTMLEVKNCENGEGNPDCQIDGKNEENKGVEEKPEVVEEALLNVKRDSSLDNILPALPENLDIPAPLGNCEEEEDSDDSDESDEELRSYSVQEHSEDSEEEFTTVPVVVVSERSSTRHLRSLLKMPSLLTQSFCDELERKKKAVSFFDDVTVFLFDQESPTGELAEYTFPPGVEPNVLAAECKEYPSQKEVSESDSSSNGNVLEHSGTLEWENDFPLMNNASTLEPASDRTCTSPNSPVKLPEEKPAPQCSRFSVSRFSITHVSDSDVEPMGGSCSDGDQA, encoded by the exons GTGGCACCCCCCTGAGTGAGCTGTCATGGCCATCCTCTCTGGCTGTGGTGGCTGTCTCGTTCTCTGGCCTCTTCACGTTCATCTTCCTCATGCTGGCCTGTTTGTGCTGCAAGAAAGGGGACATCAGCTTCAAG GAGTTTGAAAACACTGGTGAGGAGTACCAGGCGGATCTGTCCACTCTAGCCTCCTCTGGCTCTCAAGATGGCCCAGATGTCTACGTCCTTCCCCTCACTGAGGTTTCACTGCCTGTGGCCAAACAACCATGTAGATCAA TTCAGCTGCTGAAGTCAGCGGATCTTGGACACCACAGCTTGCTTTACCTAAAGGAGATTGGCCATGATTGGTTTGGCAAG GTTTTTCTGGGGGAGGTGAATGCTGGACTGAGCACCACACAGGTGGTCGTGAAGGAGCTGAAAGCCAGTGCCAGCATACAAGAGCAGACGCAGTTCCTGGAAGAAGCTCTACCTTACCG tacTCTGCAGCATCCTGCCCTCCTGCAGTGCCTGGCCCAGTGCACAGATGTCACACCCTATTTGCTGATTATGGAATACTGCCCCCTG GGTGATGTCAAAGGATACCTCCGTAGCTGCCGGGCAGCAGGTTCAGCCACCCCTGACCCTTTCATCCTCCAACAAATGGCGTGTGAAATTGCCTCCGGGCTTCAGTACCTCCACAAACATAATTACATTCACAG TGACCTGGCTCTCAGGAACTGTCTCCTTACTTCAGAGATGTCCGTGAAGATCGGAGACTACGGCCTCTCTTACAGCAGGTACAAG GATGACTACTTTGTGACGGCAGATCAGATTTGGGTGCCACTACGTTGGATCGCCCCAGAGCTCATTGATGAGGTCCATGGCAACTTGTTAGTAGTGGACCAGACAAAGCCCAGCAATGTCTG GTCACTGGGTGTGACAATCTGGGAGCTGTTTGAGCTGGGGAGCCAGCCATACAGACACTATACAGACAGGCAGGTGTTGACGTATGCAGTGAAAGAGCAGCAAATGAAGCTGCCAAAGCCTTTGCTGAAAGTCCCCCTGTCTGAACGCTG GTATGAAGTGATGCAGTTCTGCTGGCTGCAACCAGAGCAGCGGCCCGTTGTGGAGGAGGTCTACCTGCTGTTGAACTATCTATGTGCTAAAGGTACCAGTGAGGCACAGGAGGACTTTGAGAAACGCTGGAACTCCCTCAGACCAAGTCTAGACACAGGCAGTTCCCAGAGAAGCCCAGCCCTAGAGGTACCCTCATCTACTTCCTCATTCCCTCTGCTGGAGCACTTCTCCATGGTTGACAGTTTCCAGTCTGAGAACGGTGATGAAATACTAACGGTCACTGAGACCAGTGATGGGCTCAACTTTGAGTACAAGTGGGAACAGGCCAGAGCTGAACAGGCCTACTGCTCCTCATCTACAAGTGGGCCTTTAGGAAGTAGCAATCCCCATTACCAGGACATATACTATCCCCTCAGCAGTTCCACAGGAAGCTGCAAAGAGGAGAGTCTCAATCTGGGTGTTTCTCCATCCCAATACAAGTCAGATTACCCAGGTGTGGTCCCAGTGTTGAGTGCACACAGTCCGTCTGTTAGCAGTGAATACTATATTCGTATTGAGGAACCCGTAGAGTGCAATATCAGTGTGGAGGAGGCCACTCTTGACTACAGTCCAGAACTTGAGGCCAGCAAATGTACCTTCTCCAGGAATGACATGAAAAGTCCTACTGAGGCTCATACAAAAACATACTGGTCAGGAGCAAAAGACTCTAATAGCATTATAAATTATTCAGATGCTAGTCCAACTACTGCCCTAAGTGTGGACCCACATCAGAGACAAGATCTGAACCATATGGATTCTGCAGAACAATTAAGTCAATACTTTTCCCCCAGTGACCGAGATAGATTGCACTGTGAACGGACACCCTCAAGAGAACAGGAAGTTCCTCTGAAAAGAGGACAACCGTCCAAGTCTTGTCTTAAGTCTGGGAGCTTATACAATACAGGTGTACAAGAAACTCCACGTGGCATATCAGTTTCACTGAGCAGCCCCAGTTTGGGACAATGTGACCCCTACCTTGAAGCCAACCAGAGGACAGCTGAAACAAATATGGCCAATGAGGCCTATTATGATATGATGGGTAGCCTACCAAAGAATATTCCCAGGCCACACAATATAACTGTTGATCTTGAAGCTGCCGATTGTCTTCTTATGGGTGCTGCTGATCAAGAGGATGACATCAATCATTTTACTGAGAGTGAAACAATTAACTGGACCTCAAACCACTCCACAAATAACAACACTTTAAACTTTGATGACCGGCAAACCAGTGGGTTTCTTGACACCTATCTTGAAGTACACCACATGACACCTTCCTCCAGTGCCCAGAGCTTACGGCCAGGGACAATAACAACCAGGCAAAATTCTCCAAGTAATTCCTCCAATACATTTAAACAGCATTCACACATGGAGGTTAATGGTAGCAACTCCACTGCATTTTCATACACAGATTCATACACAGAATATGTGTCATATATACATCTCTGTTCTGAGGATCGCAAGATAGTAGAGTCATCAGCCCCAGAAAAACACCAAATTATACATCCAGCTCAGAAGAACACTCCTCATCTGCATATCGGAGAGAATATGACACACGTCCCTATACGGGAGTATTCAAGTAGCAATCCTCTTTCTCTTGTAGCTGAGAAATCAGTGACTAGGGACAGAAGCACAACTCCTGCACAAGACATAAAAGTGCACTCAGCTGGTCCTACAGTCATGCCTGCAGCTCTGTCTGAGTGTGTCTCTGAGTGCTGTCATACAGGGGACAGCATCAGTCTGGTAAACATTGATGACTGCAGTGATGGCGATGTTACCGAAATTACTTCTAAGGTGTTTGCAGACTCTCCTATTGATTTTGCAGAAGTTGGAGATATTAACCTAGCACACATACCCATGCACAGAGAGATTCGAAACAAAGACCCTCAGGAATTTATAGACCTTGCCTCAAGTAGCAGCCCCTGTGAAGCCTTCAGTCCAGATGCTTACCACACATCCATTCAGCCCAAATCACTGGACAGTGGCTATGACACAGAGAACAACGAGTCACCCGAGTTTGTCATGAAAGACCTGGAGGGAAAACCGGTTCTCAGTACAAGTGTGGAATCAGAATATGAAATGGTTCTTCAGATGGACCTTGAAGAAAATGATTTGACTCCAGCTAGCAATAGTACTCTTAAACTGACAAGCCTGGGCAATAGAAATCAATACAGAGACTCTGCTTATTTTTCAGACTATGATgcggaaaatgaaaaaagtccctgtgaaggagacagcatcttctttgacaataaactggatGATTTCTTTGAAATAGAACCTGTAAAAGACAACTCTCTTAAGAAGGCTAGGAGACAGGGGGGCTTCCCACTGAGTCAGAAGGAAGATCAGTATCATTTACCAAGCATGATAGAAAATGTAGATAATGCTTTACTGAGTGTCAAACAGTTGTGTCTTGAGAGGAGGAACATGGAGTTTGATCTAAGTTCATCTCCTGCAGCAGGTCCAGTGATTACAGCGTTGGCCCCAGTTCCTCCAGAGATGGGGGGATGTTTGACCAAAGAGTCTGCTCCAGATGATGGCCTTGGAGTGGAATCTGAGCACTCTGGAGAGGAGCCAGCCACTGATTGCTTCTCCAGTATGGCTTCTGAGGGCTCAGCCACAACACAGGAAGCTACAACCATGGAGGACCAAGTTAACAGTACTAACATGGGCTTCTCATCTGCAGACTCCCTGGGTTCTGCCTCCACTATGTTGGAAGTCAAGAACTGTGAGAATGGGGAAGGCAATCCAGACTGTCAGATTGATGGGAAAAATGAGGAGAATAAAGGAGTGGAAGAAAAACCAGAGGTGGTGGAAGAAGCACTCTTGAATGTTAAGCGGGATAGTTCTCTGGACAATATTCTGCCTGCCTtaccagagaacctggacattCCAGCACCCCTGGGGAATtgtgaggaagaggaagacTCTGATGACAGCGATGAGTCGGACGAAGAGTTGCGTAGCTACAGTGTCCAAGAGCACAGTGAGGACAGTGAGGAGGAGTTCACCACTGTTCCAGTGGTGGTAGTGAGTGAGCGAAGTAGCACCAGGCACCTGCGTAGCCTCCTCAAAATGCCATCCCTCCTCACACAGTCCTTCTGTGATGAGCTAGAACGCAAGAAGAAAGCTGTCTCCttttttgatgatgtcactgtgtTCCTTTTTGACCAG GAAAGCCCTACAGGTGAACTGGCAGAATACACCTTTCCTCCAGGGGTGGAACCAAATGTCCTGGCAGCAGAGTGTAAGGAATATCCATCACAGAAGGAAGTCAGTGAATCTGATAGTTCCTCGAATGGGAATGTCTTAGAACATA GTGGGACCTTAGAGTGGGAGAATGACTTTCCGTTGATGAACAATGCTTCAACATTAGAACCCGCCTCTGACAGAACGTGCACCTCACCAAACTCTCCCGTCAAACTTCCCGAGGAGAAGCCAGCACCCCAGTGTTCCCGCTTCAGTGTTTCCCGCTTCTCTATTACACACGTGTCTGACTCGGACGTCGAACCCATGGGAG GTAGCTGCTCAGATGGAGACCAGGCGTGA
- the aatka gene encoding serine/threonine-protein kinase LMTK1 isoform X2, with product MRISKEFENTGEEYQADLSTLASSGSQDGPDVYVLPLTEVSLPVAKQPCRSIQLLKSADLGHHSLLYLKEIGHDWFGKVFLGEVNAGLSTTQVVVKELKASASIQEQTQFLEEALPYRTLQHPALLQCLAQCTDVTPYLLIMEYCPLGDVKGYLRSCRAAGSATPDPFILQQMACEIASGLQYLHKHNYIHSDLALRNCLLTSEMSVKIGDYGLSYSRYKDDYFVTADQIWVPLRWIAPELIDEVHGNLLVVDQTKPSNVWSLGVTIWELFELGSQPYRHYTDRQVLTYAVKEQQMKLPKPLLKVPLSERWYEVMQFCWLQPEQRPVVEEVYLLLNYLCAKGTSEAQEDFEKRWNSLRPSLDTGSSQRSPALEVPSSTSSFPLLEHFSMVDSFQSENGDEILTVTETSDGLNFEYKWEQARAEQAYCSSSTSGPLGSSNPHYQDIYYPLSSSTGSCKEESLNLGVSPSQYKSDYPGVVPVLSAHSPSVSSEYYIRIEEPVECNISVEEATLDYSPELEASKCTFSRNDMKSPTEAHTKTYWSGAKDSNSIINYSDASPTTALSVDPHQRQDLNHMDSAEQLSQYFSPSDRDRLHCERTPSREQEVPLKRGQPSKSCLKSGSLYNTGVQETPRGISVSLSSPSLGQCDPYLEANQRTAETNMANEAYYDMMGSLPKNIPRPHNITVDLEAADCLLMGAADQEDDINHFTESETINWTSNHSTNNNTLNFDDRQTSGFLDTYLEVHHMTPSSSAQSLRPGTITTRQNSPSNSSNTFKQHSHMEVNGSNSTAFSYTDSYTEYVSYIHLCSEDRKIVESSAPEKHQIIHPAQKNTPHLHIGENMTHVPIREYSSSNPLSLVAEKSVTRDRSTTPAQDIKVHSAGPTVMPAALSECVSECCHTGDSISLVNIDDCSDGDVTEITSKVFADSPIDFAEVGDINLAHIPMHREIRNKDPQEFIDLASSSSPCEAFSPDAYHTSIQPKSLDSGYDTENNESPEFVMKDLEGKPVLSTSVESEYEMVLQMDLEENDLTPASNSTLKLTSLGNRNQYRDSAYFSDYDAENEKSPCEGDSIFFDNKLDDFFEIEPVKDNSLKKARRQGGFPLSQKEDQYHLPSMIENVDNALLSVKQLCLERRNMEFDLSSSPAAGPVITALAPVPPEMGGCLTKESAPDDGLGVESEHSGEEPATDCFSSMASEGSATTQEATTMEDQVNSTNMGFSSADSLGSASTMLEVKNCENGEGNPDCQIDGKNEENKGVEEKPEVVEEALLNVKRDSSLDNILPALPENLDIPAPLGNCEEEEDSDDSDESDEELRSYSVQEHSEDSEEEFTTVPVVVVSERSSTRHLRSLLKMPSLLTQSFCDELERKKKAVSFFDDVTVFLFDQESPTGELAEYTFPPGVEPNVLAAECKEYPSQKEVSESDSSSNGNVLEHSGTLEWENDFPLMNNASTLEPASDRTCTSPNSPVKLPEEKPAPQCSRFSVSRFSITHVSDSDVEPMGGSCSDGDQA from the exons ATGAGGATAAGCAAG GAGTTTGAAAACACTGGTGAGGAGTACCAGGCGGATCTGTCCACTCTAGCCTCCTCTGGCTCTCAAGATGGCCCAGATGTCTACGTCCTTCCCCTCACTGAGGTTTCACTGCCTGTGGCCAAACAACCATGTAGATCAA TTCAGCTGCTGAAGTCAGCGGATCTTGGACACCACAGCTTGCTTTACCTAAAGGAGATTGGCCATGATTGGTTTGGCAAG GTTTTTCTGGGGGAGGTGAATGCTGGACTGAGCACCACACAGGTGGTCGTGAAGGAGCTGAAAGCCAGTGCCAGCATACAAGAGCAGACGCAGTTCCTGGAAGAAGCTCTACCTTACCG tacTCTGCAGCATCCTGCCCTCCTGCAGTGCCTGGCCCAGTGCACAGATGTCACACCCTATTTGCTGATTATGGAATACTGCCCCCTG GGTGATGTCAAAGGATACCTCCGTAGCTGCCGGGCAGCAGGTTCAGCCACCCCTGACCCTTTCATCCTCCAACAAATGGCGTGTGAAATTGCCTCCGGGCTTCAGTACCTCCACAAACATAATTACATTCACAG TGACCTGGCTCTCAGGAACTGTCTCCTTACTTCAGAGATGTCCGTGAAGATCGGAGACTACGGCCTCTCTTACAGCAGGTACAAG GATGACTACTTTGTGACGGCAGATCAGATTTGGGTGCCACTACGTTGGATCGCCCCAGAGCTCATTGATGAGGTCCATGGCAACTTGTTAGTAGTGGACCAGACAAAGCCCAGCAATGTCTG GTCACTGGGTGTGACAATCTGGGAGCTGTTTGAGCTGGGGAGCCAGCCATACAGACACTATACAGACAGGCAGGTGTTGACGTATGCAGTGAAAGAGCAGCAAATGAAGCTGCCAAAGCCTTTGCTGAAAGTCCCCCTGTCTGAACGCTG GTATGAAGTGATGCAGTTCTGCTGGCTGCAACCAGAGCAGCGGCCCGTTGTGGAGGAGGTCTACCTGCTGTTGAACTATCTATGTGCTAAAGGTACCAGTGAGGCACAGGAGGACTTTGAGAAACGCTGGAACTCCCTCAGACCAAGTCTAGACACAGGCAGTTCCCAGAGAAGCCCAGCCCTAGAGGTACCCTCATCTACTTCCTCATTCCCTCTGCTGGAGCACTTCTCCATGGTTGACAGTTTCCAGTCTGAGAACGGTGATGAAATACTAACGGTCACTGAGACCAGTGATGGGCTCAACTTTGAGTACAAGTGGGAACAGGCCAGAGCTGAACAGGCCTACTGCTCCTCATCTACAAGTGGGCCTTTAGGAAGTAGCAATCCCCATTACCAGGACATATACTATCCCCTCAGCAGTTCCACAGGAAGCTGCAAAGAGGAGAGTCTCAATCTGGGTGTTTCTCCATCCCAATACAAGTCAGATTACCCAGGTGTGGTCCCAGTGTTGAGTGCACACAGTCCGTCTGTTAGCAGTGAATACTATATTCGTATTGAGGAACCCGTAGAGTGCAATATCAGTGTGGAGGAGGCCACTCTTGACTACAGTCCAGAACTTGAGGCCAGCAAATGTACCTTCTCCAGGAATGACATGAAAAGTCCTACTGAGGCTCATACAAAAACATACTGGTCAGGAGCAAAAGACTCTAATAGCATTATAAATTATTCAGATGCTAGTCCAACTACTGCCCTAAGTGTGGACCCACATCAGAGACAAGATCTGAACCATATGGATTCTGCAGAACAATTAAGTCAATACTTTTCCCCCAGTGACCGAGATAGATTGCACTGTGAACGGACACCCTCAAGAGAACAGGAAGTTCCTCTGAAAAGAGGACAACCGTCCAAGTCTTGTCTTAAGTCTGGGAGCTTATACAATACAGGTGTACAAGAAACTCCACGTGGCATATCAGTTTCACTGAGCAGCCCCAGTTTGGGACAATGTGACCCCTACCTTGAAGCCAACCAGAGGACAGCTGAAACAAATATGGCCAATGAGGCCTATTATGATATGATGGGTAGCCTACCAAAGAATATTCCCAGGCCACACAATATAACTGTTGATCTTGAAGCTGCCGATTGTCTTCTTATGGGTGCTGCTGATCAAGAGGATGACATCAATCATTTTACTGAGAGTGAAACAATTAACTGGACCTCAAACCACTCCACAAATAACAACACTTTAAACTTTGATGACCGGCAAACCAGTGGGTTTCTTGACACCTATCTTGAAGTACACCACATGACACCTTCCTCCAGTGCCCAGAGCTTACGGCCAGGGACAATAACAACCAGGCAAAATTCTCCAAGTAATTCCTCCAATACATTTAAACAGCATTCACACATGGAGGTTAATGGTAGCAACTCCACTGCATTTTCATACACAGATTCATACACAGAATATGTGTCATATATACATCTCTGTTCTGAGGATCGCAAGATAGTAGAGTCATCAGCCCCAGAAAAACACCAAATTATACATCCAGCTCAGAAGAACACTCCTCATCTGCATATCGGAGAGAATATGACACACGTCCCTATACGGGAGTATTCAAGTAGCAATCCTCTTTCTCTTGTAGCTGAGAAATCAGTGACTAGGGACAGAAGCACAACTCCTGCACAAGACATAAAAGTGCACTCAGCTGGTCCTACAGTCATGCCTGCAGCTCTGTCTGAGTGTGTCTCTGAGTGCTGTCATACAGGGGACAGCATCAGTCTGGTAAACATTGATGACTGCAGTGATGGCGATGTTACCGAAATTACTTCTAAGGTGTTTGCAGACTCTCCTATTGATTTTGCAGAAGTTGGAGATATTAACCTAGCACACATACCCATGCACAGAGAGATTCGAAACAAAGACCCTCAGGAATTTATAGACCTTGCCTCAAGTAGCAGCCCCTGTGAAGCCTTCAGTCCAGATGCTTACCACACATCCATTCAGCCCAAATCACTGGACAGTGGCTATGACACAGAGAACAACGAGTCACCCGAGTTTGTCATGAAAGACCTGGAGGGAAAACCGGTTCTCAGTACAAGTGTGGAATCAGAATATGAAATGGTTCTTCAGATGGACCTTGAAGAAAATGATTTGACTCCAGCTAGCAATAGTACTCTTAAACTGACAAGCCTGGGCAATAGAAATCAATACAGAGACTCTGCTTATTTTTCAGACTATGATgcggaaaatgaaaaaagtccctgtgaaggagacagcatcttctttgacaataaactggatGATTTCTTTGAAATAGAACCTGTAAAAGACAACTCTCTTAAGAAGGCTAGGAGACAGGGGGGCTTCCCACTGAGTCAGAAGGAAGATCAGTATCATTTACCAAGCATGATAGAAAATGTAGATAATGCTTTACTGAGTGTCAAACAGTTGTGTCTTGAGAGGAGGAACATGGAGTTTGATCTAAGTTCATCTCCTGCAGCAGGTCCAGTGATTACAGCGTTGGCCCCAGTTCCTCCAGAGATGGGGGGATGTTTGACCAAAGAGTCTGCTCCAGATGATGGCCTTGGAGTGGAATCTGAGCACTCTGGAGAGGAGCCAGCCACTGATTGCTTCTCCAGTATGGCTTCTGAGGGCTCAGCCACAACACAGGAAGCTACAACCATGGAGGACCAAGTTAACAGTACTAACATGGGCTTCTCATCTGCAGACTCCCTGGGTTCTGCCTCCACTATGTTGGAAGTCAAGAACTGTGAGAATGGGGAAGGCAATCCAGACTGTCAGATTGATGGGAAAAATGAGGAGAATAAAGGAGTGGAAGAAAAACCAGAGGTGGTGGAAGAAGCACTCTTGAATGTTAAGCGGGATAGTTCTCTGGACAATATTCTGCCTGCCTtaccagagaacctggacattCCAGCACCCCTGGGGAATtgtgaggaagaggaagacTCTGATGACAGCGATGAGTCGGACGAAGAGTTGCGTAGCTACAGTGTCCAAGAGCACAGTGAGGACAGTGAGGAGGAGTTCACCACTGTTCCAGTGGTGGTAGTGAGTGAGCGAAGTAGCACCAGGCACCTGCGTAGCCTCCTCAAAATGCCATCCCTCCTCACACAGTCCTTCTGTGATGAGCTAGAACGCAAGAAGAAAGCTGTCTCCttttttgatgatgtcactgtgtTCCTTTTTGACCAG GAAAGCCCTACAGGTGAACTGGCAGAATACACCTTTCCTCCAGGGGTGGAACCAAATGTCCTGGCAGCAGAGTGTAAGGAATATCCATCACAGAAGGAAGTCAGTGAATCTGATAGTTCCTCGAATGGGAATGTCTTAGAACATA GTGGGACCTTAGAGTGGGAGAATGACTTTCCGTTGATGAACAATGCTTCAACATTAGAACCCGCCTCTGACAGAACGTGCACCTCACCAAACTCTCCCGTCAAACTTCCCGAGGAGAAGCCAGCACCCCAGTGTTCCCGCTTCAGTGTTTCCCGCTTCTCTATTACACACGTGTCTGACTCGGACGTCGAACCCATGGGAG GTAGCTGCTCAGATGGAGACCAGGCGTGA